The Streptomyces sp. NBC_00510 genomic interval CACCTGCCGACCGCGGGGGAGATCGTGCTCTTCGACCGGTCCTGGTACAACCGGGCCGGCGTGGAGCGGGTCATGGGCTTCTGCACGGAGGACGAGTACCAGCGGTTCATGCGGCAGGCACCCGCCTTCGAGCGGATGCTCGTGGACGACGGCATCGACCTGGTGAAGTTCTGGTTCTCCGTGTCGCGCGACGAGCAGCGGACCCGCTTCACGATCCGCCAGGTCGACCCGGTGCGGCAGTGGAAGCTCAGCCCGATGGACCTGGCCTCCCTGGACCGGTGGGACGACTACACCGAGGCCAAGGTCACGATGTTCCGGGAGACCGACACCGAGCAGGCGCCCTGGACGGTGGTGAAGAGCAACGACAAGAAGCGGGCCCGCGTGGAGGCGATGCGCACCGTGCTGGGCCGCTTCGACTACGGCGACAAGGACGAGGAGGTCGTGGGCGTGCCCGACCCGAGGATCGTCGGTGCCGCCGCGAACCTGCTCGAGGCCGGCGAGGCCTGAGCCTTCGCCCCGGCGCGGGCGTGGTGGATGATCCGTCCATTCCCGGCTCCTGATCGGGACGGATCATCCTCTGGTGGCGGCCCGCGCGCCGGGACTACCGTCCACATCCAGCCCTGGACCTGGGGTGATCCCCTGCGCCCGCCCACCCCC includes:
- the ppk2 gene encoding polyphosphate kinase 2, with amino-acid sequence MTTLPHPADLDLLAGMQVDYTDQDDPVLIRPDGSPVETWRENYPYSFRMERKEYEWHKRLQQIELLKLQSWIKETGRRLVIVFEGRDAAGKGGTIKRFTEHLNPRGARVVALEKPTERERGQWYFQRYVEHLPTAGEIVLFDRSWYNRAGVERVMGFCTEDEYQRFMRQAPAFERMLVDDGIDLVKFWFSVSRDEQRTRFTIRQVDPVRQWKLSPMDLASLDRWDDYTEAKVTMFRETDTEQAPWTVVKSNDKKRARVEAMRTVLGRFDYGDKDEEVVGVPDPRIVGAAANLLEAGEA